TCTGCTGTAATCAACTGCATCATCATGTCATAAACAGCAGAGTGAGGCATGTGAGAAGAATGTCTTTGGTCTGTGCAGACTCCCGATCTTTGAGATGTTCATACTCTAGGCAAAGAAACACATAAAGTTGTTGACGTACTAAAACGAGAAAAAGGTAAATAATTTAACCTGAATGACAGCAAACTTTATGGAAAACTTCAGTAAATACAAAGCTGAAGTTCCACAGCCATTTGTAATAATGATTGTGCCTTCTTGCCCAAATTCCTTCTCTACTCTGAGGCAGTGTAGCTACATTATAGATGTATACTACAGCTGTGTCAGATAGGTATTGTTTCTGTGAAATACGGGGGGAGCACTTCCTTTGGAAAGCAGAAactctgtgtttcagcagcctTCAGTCTCATATTCAGGTACCATGCTCCTGTGCAAACAGgcagaaggcatttaaacattAGTAAGAAGAGGACAACAACCAAAATACAAATGTTGACTGTACATGAGATTGTTGCAGCATCAGATATTACACATTTAAGCTAAACCAGCATTTGGATAACTTGCCTTTATTATTTCACAACATAATGTTTGTAAGTCaaataaagaaactgaaaatctttacaaaagagaagaaagagcctgtgctgGGCATTACCAGGATTTATTAAAAGTAATCAGAGGTTTCAACTTGTTCTGTAAAAGCAGATTAGGGacagggaaggggcaggaagAAAAGTGAGAAAGGGTAcaagaaattgttttaaattaaagccATGGGAAGTTACAAAATCAAACGTACAGCACAGGACTGGGAGGCACAAGGAGGTACACAGAACACACGTGAATTGTCATTATGAACTGGTTTCAGCTcgaacagttatttttcttcctagtaccTGGTACAGTGCTATGACACACTAAAGAagtgaaacatttcttcagcacttacaaagaggggaaaaacccAATAAAAGAAAGACTTCCCCAAGAGGCCTCAAAGCAGAGCTTCTGCTAAAATCCAAAGGCTTCCTTTgatattaaaagcattttttgacACTATCTCCTCCATCTAACAccaaatatttcagtattatcagaatcatggaatgatctgggttggaagggaccttaaagctcctccagtcccaacccctgccatgggcaaggacaccttccactagagcagcttgctccaagcccctgtgcctATCCTGGCGTTGAGCACTGCCAGCGACggggcagccatagctcctctgggcacctgtgccagcgcctcagcaccctcgcagggaacaacttcttctTATATTAGATCTCCTGACAGACTTCACAGAACATCTTTAGATTTACAAAACAAATGCTCTGTGTAGGGCAATGGCACTGCACAGTTCCGACAACCTCTTCTCAGGGGCAGTCTGGGTGGACCAAAGAAATGTTAATACGGACCCAACAACTGGCAGTCACCTAAGGAATGGTGACGGTCACCCGATAATCACTCTGTGAAAACACTGCACCACTAAGCCAGTGCTGTTTGTACTCGAAATTTTAAAAAGGTTGGTTTCCTGAAATGTAATAATGGCAAATGACTAGGAAAATTAACACATTTCAAACAAGCAGTGTAAGCCGGGAATTGTCATTTAATGGTACCCCAAATGAATAGccaaaaaaagagcaaaatataaataaagaagaaagatgaaaataaaatcgTAAGGGTTACTAATCACatgaaaaccccacaaaactgaCAGACACTGAGGGAATCAATAAAATATCAATTGACAATAGCATTATGGACAGCAAGATTCCAGAGCTGTATAAACACAAACTCGATCATGAGCAGATCCACCTTTGGATACTGCTggtgaaaataaaacagcaatgCAAAAACGCAGAAATATTCCGCAGATCCTTTTGATCTGTACCTGGAACAAAACAATGACTGCATTTAATCTCGTATAATGGTAATGAAGGAACAAACATGTTGATGCATTTGGTCAAGGAAACTCTACAGAAGCATCTCCTACAATTACACATTTTTCAGTCAAATGCCCAGCATCTCACATAGTTGTCTTAAACTAGCCACAGCAACTTCCCTTTGATCTGTATCACAATGATGCACTAATGAATTTGCGACTCAATCAACAACCTAGTCAAGAGCTGCAGGGAACAGTACCCTCAGTGCTAGTCACACGTAACTTCAGAAGAGGGAATCAAGCTAACAAACTTCTTGTCCCAAACGCAGTACAAAGGTACCTTCAGCAATACAGTGCATTTGAAATTATCTAAAAGAAATACACTTGGTACAACATGGCAccttaattaaaaatatcagcATTGTAACTGCAATCTGGGGCAGTTTAAATGGATTAAAAACTGGTACAGGACCAGAGCTCAAAATGCAGCAAACAGGGAAACATAAATAAGCATCTCAGAACCTTGTTTTGCACCTCAAAACCAAGTCCTCACACACCAGGATATGATAACTATATCAATTATTGCATAACGAAATGACTTTGTCCATATAATttacaaaggacatggaactcagTACTTCAACGCCCAGTAAAAGTATAGGCAATGAAGCCTCTTGTAAAGAAATTTCCCGGCAGAAATCCTACAGCCCCTGTGTACCAGCATTCAAATCAGCTTCTCTGGCCTTTTATTATGGATTTGAGAAATCCATAGCTCTAATAGCCACTATCAAGTCCCATCAGAACTGCAGATCTCATCCCCCGGGCAATCtaaaaagcacaaacaaaagaTCCTTCAGAGTCACTGGAGTATTCCACACGTTTCTGCATCTTCCCCTAGAACTCACGCTGCAGACTTGTCAGCCCagcccaaaccaacccaatggGATACGCTGCTTTCCTCTTGGGAACGGCTTCTAACTGTGCCCTCCAACAGAAGCTCAAGATCAGAATTATGATACAAGAGAACCTTGTTTTTCAGCTTGGATCCAGGAAAGCAAGGGCAGGAAAGTTAGTATTACCCTGCTTATTGATGccttttttcatattcttttccctctcttttctccttaCGGGACTCTGGGAACAGAGCAAATATTAAGAGTCTGAGGACTACcatcagcaaaacaaaccaTATCCTAACTGGAACTAGCAACCCCTTTCACCTACCCTGTTGCCGGACTCACCTGTACCGCTTATGTCTACATAAACACAAGGGATCAGTGAACTCCATGGCTAGATCTCTACATCTAGATGGAGTACTGTTACTTGAGATCTTTTTCCTAAACTGCCCCAGCACCTGGATGCTGCATGAGCAACGTTAACTCCAGATCACACAACATGATGTGCATTAAGTCCTTCTCTCCCCCATGCTCCTTAAAACATGATGCCATGGCTCTACTCCCAGCTCAGCAAACCATACCCCTGGGTAACTCAGGTCAACTCTTGTCTCTTCATCCCTGAACACAGTGGACACGCTCCTCTGCATTGTAATACACCTGCCCTTGGCGCAGACGTGGCTCTTCCTGCTGGTACCAGAGCTGCTCATCGAACTCCgggaagaaaaaggcaatttCTCTGCTGGCTGATGCTGGTGAATCTGTTGGAAAACAGAGGAGAAGGTGAGTGATGGCAGTGTGACACTACAAACGTGCTACATTCCAAAGGGAAGGGCAAAAGCCACAAGAAAAGCACCAGGCTCAAGTCACACCAGGACAGGGGTGAGCGGAGTCTGCAGAAGTGAGTAAATCATTAACTGTGACTTCCATActggaaagcaagcaaaacaccAGTGCTCACACCTTCCTGAGCTCCAGCCTTTGCCCAACACTCAGCAAAGAAGGATGGGTCTACCTGAGCCATGAGTGGTATTCCTGGTGTCAGTGAGGCCATAAGCTCCTCGGATGGAGTCTGGGACGCTGTTTCGGGCTCGGAATACTTTGGTGGGTCCCATCAGGGATCTCCAGAGAGGGACAGCATTCTCATGGGCCAAGATGTAAGCCCACATGGGGCCACTGAGAAAAAGaccagggaagaggagaggtaGATAAGGTTGCAAAAGGGCACGGTTTCATTCTTATAGATACAGCAAGTGCAAACAAGGAAGTGCAACTGTCTTCCAGTGCTTTTGGGAGGCGACACAGCCCCACCATGGCACTAGACCTTGAGTCTGTGGCTCAGAGCAAAGCATTTGTGTGAATGCCCTCCTCCTAGGTGATGGCACCCACCACCCTTGGGTATGCCACCCCACTAAGTCCTACTACAGTCACAGCAGGGTTATCTCCTGGCATTTCTCCACCCCTGAGGCCTTCCACCTTGGGTGAGACACGTCCCACGCCAAAGCGGCCTCTCCACCCAAAGGCGGGACAAGGGTTCTCTGTGAAGTGAAGGGAGCTCCCTCCTGGCGCCCCGCAGAGACCGGCTGCGGGCATGGCAGGTACCTGGCCATGAACTCCACCAGCCGCTGGTAGAAGAACCGCCCTGCGGGAGAAAGACGGGCGGGTCAAACCGCGCAGCGCCCCGGCCCCGGACACGCTcgtccagccccagccccagccccagccccgtgCCGCCTACCCGCGTGCTCCCGGTAGAACCGGCGGCTCTCCTCCCGCCCGCAGCGCAGCTTCTTGGCGCGCACTATGAGGAACCGATTGCTGAGGATGGTTTCGTGCACGGCCTGCGGGCAGAGGCGCAGCGGCTGGGCGGGCGGCGGCCACCGCCGGGGCGCTCCGTACCGCACGGCCTGGGCCGGTGTCTCGGGGGGGAGCGGGAGGGAGCGGGGCTGCGCGGGACCATGCGGGGCGGGCCGAAGAGGACTGGTGCGGGACGATGAGGGGAGGGACGAAGAAGGGCGGTGCGGGATGATGCAGGGAGGGACGAAGCGGGCCGAGAGCGGGCCGAAGAGGACTGGTGCGGGATAGCGAGGGGAAAGACGAAGCGGTGCGGTGTAGGACGAAGCTGCGCGGAGCAGGACGATGCGGGGCGCCCAGCGCTCACCTCCATCACCAACGGGTGGGCCACGGCGTCCGGCTTCAGCAGAGCCAGCGTGAGCTGCAGCGGCCGCCCACAGGGCCCCGCCGCAGCCATGGCCCCCGGCGCGCCTCTGACATCAGCGGAACGTCGCGCCCGGTGATGCGGCGCCTGAGGCCGGTCCCTCGTGTCGCGTAGCAGCGGGGACGCGGAGGCGGGGCCATGGCGGAGGCGCCGGAGCAGGCCCGGGccgaggcggcggcgggcgcggagGAGACCGTGAAGATCATCTGCCTGGGCGACAGCGCCGTGGGCAAGTCCAAGTGCGTGTGTTCCCCGCGGGTAGGGCAGGGGCGGCTCGGGGCGGTGCCCCGGGCTAACGGCAGCGTCGTACTCTTTCCGCAGGCTGCTGGAGAGGTTCCTGCTCGACAGCTTGTATCCTTGTGCTGCCCCTTGCGGCGGGGGCCTGGGGAGTCGCGGTGCGGCCGGGCGGGGAGCGGTCGCTGCTGCGCCGGGGCCGCCCTCCTCCGTCGGTTCCTTAACGCGGACGCAGCTGCCCCCAGCAGCTCTCCACCTTCGCCCTGACGCTCTACAAGCACCGCGCCCGGGTGGACGGGCGGGCGGTCCTCGTGGGTAAGTGGAGAGCGCCCGGCTGGGTGCTGCACGGGCACGGGCCGGTGCCGGCTGCGTGCAGAGCTGTAACAGCGGCGGTGCtgtgggcagaggcagcagcgcGCGGACCCCAGACCACGGCAGTTTCCTGCACTGGGCAATGGGGTGCCATACAGTTGTTTGTAGGCAGCGGAATTGAGGAATGGAGGGATCAGAGGATCACAGAATGGGGGTGATCAGAAGGGGTCTCTGAAGCTCCTGTCCAACCTCTGCTGAAGCAGGGCCACCTGCAgccagttgcccaggaccatgtccaggtggcttttgaatgtctccaaggacagagactctacaaccttcctgggcaccCGATACCTGTGCCCAGCCACCTTCACAACggaaagtgtttcctgatgttgaCAGGCAGCTAAATCCCACTGCAGACTCTGTTATTATATGCATATGGAATAGTTCTTCTCACTTATTTACTATATTGACAGAGTAGAAGAGTCTGAAGGCAGCTTCGTACTGCAGCTAAAGTGATTAACACCCGCCTTGCGAGCCAGAACAAGCctcctctctgctcttccttGCTTTGCCAGTGCTTCCCCACCTGCCCCTTCCACCAGCACAGGTGTGTATAAGGCCCCATTCAGAGATGCTTTAGGAAgccaaaggagaagaaatccaTTCCCTTCTTTTGTGAGTGGTTAATATGCACGGTTTACTTTCTGGACTGGCCTGACAGTGGACAGGACTAGGCTATAAGTGAACACTGGTGGTACATAAGGGAACAGGActacaacttccctgggcagctaGCTTAGCTTCGTGGTAAAACTGAAATGTCAGTTAGCTCAGTTTCATCATGACACTGCATCCTGAACAGCAGGCACTCACTGAACAGTGACTAACATAGTTAAATCAGGATTCTTGAAGCAATTGCTTTGACAGGTATTCAactccttgaaaaaaaaaccagagcTGATCTTACACTTAGAGATCCCCTTGCATGGGGATTAGTGGCATAGGTGAAGAACCTATTAACTGAACAGTGATCTGGCCTGGTAGATGAGGGAAGAGTAGTGAAGATGCATTGCTTTAACCTGTGAGACAGCCTCATAGCACAATGCTGTTCACTGTGTGTTACAGATGGAAGCTCAAGAAAAGCATGATCTTATTCTGTGGTTTGAGTGGATATTCTGTAGTGCTGCATCTGCCACTACGATCATTGCGTTTCCAGAATATTACAGCTTTTGGAAAGGGACTGTAAGAGGACATCTTGCACATCTCCACACAGGAGAAAGTCTTTACTTAATGATGCTTTTCATTGATAAGTATCTATCATAGGGTCACCCCATAaggtcatatatatatatatcaggtCATATCTATATAGAGAgagatatatatttataaaacacaTATTCAAAGACTTCCAGTGACAAAGTCTGCTTAGGCCATCTAATCCAACCTATTAGGGTTCTTACTGCTAGAAAGTCTTTCTTGATACTTAATGCAAATTTTCCTTGTTCAAGGTGAACCAGttatttcctgtgtttcctGGACACTGAAcaatttttccccccttcctgtTTGTACCAACTTTCTACGTGTTTGAGCACTGCACCTTTCCCCTTTGCTGGTGAATGAAAAACTGGACACAGGCCAtcaatgtgcacttgcagcccagaaagcaaattGACTCGGGCTGCATGAGAAgagtatgaccagcaggttgaaggaggcaattctgctctgctctgctagAGACCCCACCAGGAGTCCTGCATCCACCTCTGGGATCCCCAGTACAAGATAAACATGGATCTATTAGAACAGGTTCACAAAAACTATCACAGGGAGGGAGCACCTCTACTATGGAGAGAAGCTGAGAgattggggttgttcagcctggagaagagaaggctccagggaggccttattgtggcctttcaataTATAAAGGGGGTttataagaaagatgaagaaagccTTTTTATAGGGGCCTGTAGGGAGAGAACAAGGCacaacagttttaaactgaaagagggcaggtgtaaattggatatgaggaagaaatgtttcatGCTGAGGGTGGTTACACTGTGGAaccactggcacagggtgcccagagaagctgtggctgccccatccctggcagtgttcaaggccaggttggacacaggggcttggagtaacctgctctagtggaagatgtccctgcccgtgacaggggattggaactggaggagctgtatcatcccttccaacccaaaccagtctgggattctgtgattctatgaccttgTCTCCCTCCTTCTTCTGAGCGTGGTGTCTGCACAGCTCGTTCTCTTGCAGTTCCTCACTCTCCTCTGCAGCATTTTTGACtccttcttaaatatgttatcacCAGCATTGCTGACTGGGAGTGATTTGGCCAGAGGGGATCTGTCTGTCTTGGAGCTGACTGAAACTGGCTCAGCCTGAAATGGGGTGAGCTTCCAGTGTCTTCCCACAGAagccatccctgcagcccctgcccctTACACAAACCTTGCCATTTACACCTAATAAAAGGTTTCAGAGAAAAGCCATGAGAACAGTTGAAAGATAGTAAAAAGGGGCCTAATGATGAGGGACTCTGGCTTCTCAGGGGGAAGGTAAAATATTAGAGAACAGGAACTTTCTACAAAAGGAGGTTTCAGCATAACAAGAAATATTTAACAGACTATTTGATGTTAGGTTAACTCATATAAAAGATGACGTGGGGAGCTTTTTTAACCATTAAGTGAAATACAGTTAGGACAACTTGCAGAAGTCATGGACTTATTTTTAACATGGATTTAGTACTTTATGAAGTAACTTGGTCTAGTTTAAGTAATTCATGTGGCTAATGTTATGCTAGTGTTCACAGTGTCTTCTGCACCTTTTATGAACATAAGGCTGATCATCCAAGCTACTTTGCAGAGAAGACCTCTCATGAAATGTGATTTGTAAAGGCAGATAATTTGATCTGAAGACTCAAACTGTGCAGAATTACCACTTCCCTTGCTAGTTTAATTTTTACTCTGCTGAGCTGTTCTTAGAGGCCATTGCCAAATTCCGCATGGT
The sequence above is a segment of the Lathamus discolor isolate bLatDis1 chromosome 1, bLatDis1.hap1, whole genome shotgun sequence genome. Coding sequences within it:
- the NME6 gene encoding nucleoside diphosphate kinase 6; translated protein: MAAAGPCGRPLQLTLALLKPDAVAHPLVMEAVHETILSNRFLIVRAKKLRCGREESRRFYREHAGRFFYQRLVEFMASGPMWAYILAHENAVPLWRSLMGPTKVFRARNSVPDSIRGAYGLTDTRNTTHGSDSPASASREIAFFFPEFDEQLWYQQEEPRLRQGQVYYNAEERVHCVQG